Genomic segment of Saprospira sp. CCB-QB6:
CAATTTGGCTGCCTCAAAAGAGATGCTGTCAATCTTTTTATAGATGGCTTTGCGCGCCTCTGGATCAGCTTTGAAATGCTCTTCATAAAGAGCCGAAATTTCATCCAACATGGGCTTCTCTTTCGCCCAATCTAAAGCTCCAATTTTAGAGCTTCCCTTAAAGAGCATGTGTTCTAGGTAGTGGGCCAAGCCTGTTGCATCGGCAGGGTCATTCTTAGATCCCGCACGAGTCGCAATATAAGTCTGAATACGGGGCTCGTCTTTATTGACGCTCATATAGACCTTTAGGCCATTTTTGAGGGTGTAGATCTTTGTCCCCAAAGGGTCATTCTCTACCGTTTCGTATTTATACTTTGTCATTTCTTCTTTTTCTTCTGTCTTTTTTTCGGATGGACTGCAACTCCAACTCAGACAACATAAACTGAGTAGGCAGCTAAAGATGCTAATTTTTGAGGACATAGGCTAGTCTAATTCTATGGGTAAAATAATGAGTTCACTTCTCTTATCTCTAAGATACAAATAACTCTAAGGCTCTTTAAATACCCTTTCTTTTATTAGATCAATTATAGATTTTTTTGGATGAGAAGAGGCTGTCTTGGGGCATTACTCCCTTTGGTCGTCGAACTGCGAACTAAAGTTCTTGTTGTCGTTTACTTCGTCGAACTGGCGCCTCTTTGAGGCTGGTTGTCACAGCTCGCTGCTGTTTTGGGGCCTCCCGCCTTCGGCGGGCGCTACGTTGCGCAGCTCGCTGCTCGCTCGGCCCTGCGGCGGCTTTGCCGCCTTGGTCTGGCCTGACGGCCACTGCTCCACATCGCTAGGCCGTTTGGCCTTCGGCCATCACTGCGGGTTGAAACCCGCAGCAGAGGCCCAAAAAAATAGCAAGTAGATTTTAGATCTGCTTGCTATCTTCTTTATTGGGCTTTGATGGCCTTAGAACCAGAAATTCTTTTTGTGCGGGTAGCGCTCAATATATAGCTCGCCAATATGTTGGGCTAGGCTTTCTCTAAACTCCTCGATGCCCTCTTCTTCGGTAACGGCCATAAAGCTCGCCTTGTTTTGGGTTTTCTCCTGCCATTGTTTTCTGAGTTCGCTTTCTAGCTGTTCTCTTTCTTCAGGCGTCAAGAAATCGTCAAAAACCTCTGAGCGGTAGCGGTCCATTTTATTGAAAACATAGAGGCAGGGAATGCTGCCTGCGCCCAGCTCCTTGAGGGTTTGCTCTACCACCTGAATGTGATCGCGATATTGGGGGTGCGAGATGTCGATCACATGAATGAGCAGGTCGCTTTCGCGGACCTCATCGAGGGTAGATTTAAAGCTTTCGACCAAATGGTGGGGCAGTTTTCGGATAAAACCGACCGTATCGGACAGCAAGAAAGGCATATTGCCCACCACCACCTTTCGGACCGTAGTGTCGAGAGTCGCAAAAAGTTTATTTTCGACCAAAACCTCTGATTTGCCGAGGCGATTCATCAGGGTAGATTTTCCGACATTGGTATAGCCCACCAAAGCGGCCCGGATCATGCCTTGGCGGCTTTTTCTTTGGGTGCTGGCTTGCAGGTCGATTTTTTCTAGCTTCTTTTTGAGCAAAGCAATGCGGTCGCGAACAATCCGTCTATCCGTTTCAATTTCCTTTTCTCCAGGTCCACGCATACCGATACCCCCTCTTTGGCGTTCGAGGTGGGTCCAGAGCCCCCGCAAACGGGGCAAAAGGTATTGCATTTGGGCCAATTCCACCTGTGCTTTAGCTTGGGCAGTTTGGGCATTAGAGGCAAAGATATCGAGGATCAGGCTAGAGCGATCGACAATTTTGCACTTAATTTCCTCTTCCAAAAAGCTAGTTTGCTTACCCGTCAAGTCATCATCAAAGATGACCAGATTGATTTCTTTATCTTCTACATAATCTCGAATCTCCTCCATTTTCCCTTTGCGCACAAAGGTTCTGCGATCGGGATGATCTAGGCGTTGGGTAAAGCGTTTGACCGTTTCCGCCCCAGCGGTTTCGGCCAAAAACTCTAGTTCATCCAAATGCTCATGCACCAATTCTTCGGGCTGATCGGGTAAAATAACGGCCACCAAAACGGCCTTTTCGATGCCCAATTTGGGCTGGAAATTCTTTTCTCCTAAGTTCCACTTCTCTGACATACTATATAACTTCGAGTTCGTTCAAAATCTAAGGGCGTAACCACTGTTGCGGATTCAGCTTTTTTTTGCCCTCCCATAATTCAAAATGCAGGATATAGGTTCCTGACTGCGGGTCTTTGCTTACTTCGGCCAATTGCTGGCCCGCACTTACTTTTTGTCCAGCTTTTACTTTGGCGTTTTGGATATGGGCGTAAGAGCTATAATAATTGGCATGTTGGACCAATATCGCTTTTCCGCTGCCCGGTATCTCAAAAAGGCTGACCACTCGGCCCTCCGCAATGCTGCGGACGCTGGCCTTGGCCGCTGTTCGATAATCTACTCCATTGTTTTCTAAATATACTTCTTCAAAAAGAGGGTGTCTTCTTCGGCCAAAGGCCGCAATAATGCTACCGCTTACGGGAGCGGGAAGCTTTCCTTTTTTTGAGGCAAATTGTTGATTACTACTTGTCTTATAACTATTGCTGCTGCCTCCGTCTTCATAGACGCGGGCTTTCTTTTTGGCGGCTAGCATTTGGGCCTGAATAGCGGCTTCAATGTTTCGGTTGAGCTGCTTTTTCTGCCGTTCTTTGGCTTTTAGGGCCTGCCGCAGGCTGCCTTCTTTGCGCTTAAGCGATTTGAGCAATTGGTCCTTATCGCTCAGTTCTTCTTCTAGCTGTAGCTGCTGTTCTTTGGTGGCTATTAGCAGTTGTTCTTGCTCGATGCGCTTCTTTT
This window contains:
- the hflX gene encoding GTPase HflX; this encodes MSEKWNLGEKNFQPKLGIEKAVLVAVILPDQPEELVHEHLDELEFLAETAGAETVKRFTQRLDHPDRRTFVRKGKMEEIRDYVEDKEINLVIFDDDLTGKQTSFLEEEIKCKIVDRSSLILDIFASNAQTAQAKAQVELAQMQYLLPRLRGLWTHLERQRGGIGMRGPGEKEIETDRRIVRDRIALLKKKLEKIDLQASTQRKSRQGMIRAALVGYTNVGKSTLMNRLGKSEVLVENKLFATLDTTVRKVVVGNMPFLLSDTVGFIRKLPHHLVESFKSTLDEVRESDLLIHVIDISHPQYRDHIQVVEQTLKELGAGSIPCLYVFNKMDRYRSEVFDDFLTPEEREQLESELRKQWQEKTQNKASFMAVTEEEGIEEFRESLAQHIGELYIERYPHKKNFWF
- a CDS encoding murein hydrolase activator EnvC family protein, producing MSNGLTAISSSICLLICLWTLPLLGQSRAELLAKRKRLSQQIAQTASLLDQTASNKSQTVEELASLQKQLEQRQELLEVLEKEQAQLAAETKERELKLAELQAQLVAFKASYKKVLVELYKTKKTSSYWGNWLSFSGWSRSYRQSIYLKELEEKRRRQALLLQKTADKEAEELAQLEKKRIEQEQLLIATKEQQLQLEEELSDKDQLLKSLKRKEGSLRQALKAKERQKKQLNRNIEAAIQAQMLAAKKKARVYEDGGSSNSYKTSSNQQFASKKGKLPAPVSGSIIAAFGRRRHPLFEEVYLENNGVDYRTAAKASVRSIAEGRVVSLFEIPGSGKAILVQHANYYSSYAHIQNAKVKAGQKVSAGQQLAEVSKDPQSGTYILHFELWEGKKKLNPQQWLRP